In a single window of the Platichthys flesus chromosome 5, fPlaFle2.1, whole genome shotgun sequence genome:
- the casp3a gene encoding caspase-3a, with amino-acid sequence MSANGAGRAGEDSTDAKPNDVPRSKASSSAPQEVDAKAQSHSFRYSLDFPSIGQCIIINNKNFDRRTGMNQRNGTDVDAANAMKVFAKLGYKVKVYNDQTVEQLKQVLLGVSKEDHSSSASLVCVLLSHGDEGVFFGTDGSVELKYLTSLFRGDRVKSLVGKPRLFFIQACRGTELDGGIETDSVDDGTTRIPVEADFLYAFSTAPGYYSWRNTTSGSWFMQSLCEMISKYGKELELQHIMTRVNHKVAVEFESVSYSPGFNAKKQIPCIVSMLTKEMYFTP; translated from the exons ATGTCGGCGAACGGAGCCGGACGAGCGGGAGAAGACTCCACGGACGCGAAGCCGAACGACGTGCCGAG gTCCAAGGCATCTTCATCTGCTCCTCAGGAAGTGGACGCCAAGGCCCAGTCCCACAGCTTCAGGTACAGCCTTGATTTCCCCAGCATCGGCCAGtgcatcatcatcaacaacaagaACTTCGACAGGAGAACAG GCATGAATCAGCGGAATGGGACCGACGTGGATGCGGCCAACGCGATGAAAGTCTTTGCCAAGTTGGGATATAAAGTGAAGGTTTACAACGACCAGACAGTCGAGCAGCTGAAGCAGGTTTTACTTGGCG TATCAAAGGAGGATCACAGCTCCTCGGCCTCGCTCGTGTGTGTCCTGCTGAGTCACGGGGACGAGGGCGTGTTCTTCGGGACCGACGGCTCCGTGGAGCTCAAGTACCTCACGTCGCTCTTCCGAGGCGACCGCGTCAAATCACTGGTGGGAAAACCCAGACTCTTCTTCATACAG GCTTGCAGGGGCACTGAACTGGATGGAGGGATTGAAACAGACAGTGTAGACGATGGCACCACCAGGATCCCTGTGGAAGCTGACTTCCTCTACGCCTTCTCCACAGCCCCAG gcTACTACTCGTGGAGGAACACCACGAGCGGCTCCTGGTTCATGCAGTCGCTGTGCGAAATGATCAGCAAGTACGGAAAAGAGTTGGAGCTCCAGCACATCATGACACGAGTGAACCACAAGGTGGCAGTGGAGTTTGAGTCCGTCTCCTACTCACCAGGTTTTAATGCAAAGAAACAGATCCCGTGCATCGTGTCCATGCTGACCAAAGAGATGTATTTCACCCCCTGA
- the stox2a gene encoding storkhead-box protein 2 isoform X1, which produces MEKCLQIAPHSLALVLSRVCRGDEEENKDEEDSPSSSSPPPPPPPPLSVTSQHRTGYEVFANFKAVNMQHFWNQSLTRALSEILFLGWMDEHVLLVQGREVHLQVLRNGWTRRTLRPPLGFDIKCMGDVSPISMSPISQSQFIPLGEILCLAISAMNSAHKPVNQEALVEHLTASFPGVPTPSSEVLRHTLNMLVRERKIYPTPEGYFIVTPQTYFITPSLIRTNNKWYHLDDRLQERQPQPQPQQQQQQPQQCTSPPSGNVTPSTHLRERPPRKSHGDSYNSYRDEPARLHASALQSKSPKEHRGDSYQSKPPKDHGGGGGEPQPSTTAKEHRGEPPSYPHPPLPSPPVQQKTPTQEPADKSKSLTSFAYKTDTLTKKKEGSGGSGSGEKQSKRFGLRLFRLSFKKDKMRQLATFSAQFPPEEWPLRDEEVPTTPIPREVEMEIIRRINPDLSVENVARHTAVMKRLEEERTQKNKVGSSAQHSARSRRGRGHRRAPHGKSRSHSKPRTSRGDPSEGSNWDLVFMERDYRFFSHSLVRSPREAMYTLERRRSGGATYLVHSNPNITESSCPVTPEWDVSGELAKRRTEMPFPEPSRGTCQSRVQRSHSHNQDRKSRHERSDQAKERSRSMDNSLKGLSLGAPEDFDPSLEERSHYYTDDGTLRATQKSSHYSRIMFSAAKFHSDFNVPDMGKGSLDESRIRSTIERNKSRDSLPTYNELMGLSPKPSTDEYFQCNTSNETILTAPSPQAKSEYDTLTSSGGLRKGSPADRQTPHLTSPHTMEYKEDLSAAKGQNGSVRLTPSQTPEPVQNARLTPHQHNVDPGGGGGGSMVIKRKEIFSKDTLFKPPHNALSTGYVDSSYTKSGTLRKASHAKSTEALDNPEPQQPSNSATSSASPAVLQGCLEPIVPSASFDYYNVSDDEEEEEAEEDSHKELATTEDSKDHGEGGGNGGGGGGVGEGTMQWLLEREKDHDLQRKLETNLTLLSPKETENSSIQKSAHSARLDSMDSSSVTVDSGFNSPRTRESLASNTSSIVESNRRQNPALSPGHIGTSGIGLPFSFRAIPEPPTTQPEKLQKPPNCLASITSV; this is translated from the exons ATGGAGAAGTGTCTGCAGATCGCTCCTCACTCCCTGGCTCTGGTGCTGTCTCGGGTCTGCAggggggatgaagaggagaataaagatgaagaggactcgccatcatcatcatcacctccaccaccaccaccaccaccgctctCGGTGACTTCACAGCATCGGACCGGCTACGAGGTCTTCGCCAATTTCAAGGCCGTGAACATGCAGCATTTCTGGAACCAGTCTCTGACGCGCGCCCTCTCCGAGATCCTGTTCCTCGGCTGGATGGACGAACATGTGCTGCTGGTGCAGGGCCGAGAGGTTCACCTGCAGGTGCTCAGGAACGGCTGGACCAGGAGGACGCTGAGGCCCCCGCTGGGATTTGACATCAAGTGCATGG gtgacGTGTCTCCGATCAGTATGTCGCCCATCAGCCAGTCACAGTTCATCCCGCTGGGGGAGATCTTGTGCCTGGCCATCTCTGCTATGAACTCTGCCCACAAGCCCGTCAACCAGGAGGCTCTGGTGGAGCACCTCACTGCCAGCTTCCCAG gcgTGCCTACACCCAGCTCTGAGGTTCTGCGGCATACCCTGAACATGCTGGTGCGAGAGAGGAAGATCTACCCAACTCCAGAGGGCTACTTCATCGTCACTCCCCAGACCTACTTTATCACCCCCTCCCTCATCCGAACCAACAACAAGTGGTATCACCTGGACGATCGGCTGCAGGAGCGCCAACCGCAACCGcaaccgcagcagcagcagcagcaacctcAGCAGTGCACTTCGCCTCCGTCTGGCAACGTCACGCCATCCACTCACCTGAGAGAGAGGCCTCCTCGGAAGAGCCACGGTGACTCATACAACTCGTACCGCGACGAGCCCGCCAGACTTCACGCCTCTGCGCTCCAGAGCAAGTCACCGAAGGAGCACCGGGGAGATTCGTATCAGAGTAAGCCACCCAAGGACcacggcggcggcggcggggaACCTCAACCGAGCACGACGGCCAAGGAGCACCGAGGAGAACCGCCTTCGTACCCCCACCCCCcgctcccctcccctcctgtccAGCAGAAAACGCCAACTCAAGAGCCGGCCGACAAGAGCAAAAGCCTCACTTCTTTCGCTTATAAAACTGACACTCTGaccaaaaagaaagaaggaagtgGTGGCAGCGGAAGTGGCGAGAAGCAATCCAAGAGGTTTGGACTCAGACTCTTCAGGCTGAGTTTCAAGAAGGACAAAATGAGGCAGCTGGCCACCTTCTCAGCCCAGTTCCCCCCGGAGGAGTGGCCTCTTCGTGACGAGGAAGTGCCAACCACGCCCATTCCCCGcgaggtggagatggagattATCCGCCGAATCAACCCCGACCTCTCAGTGGAGAATGTGGCAAGGCACACGGCCGTGATGAAGAGGCTGGAGGAAGAGCGTACGCAGAAGAACAAGGTGGGGTCGTCGGCCCAGCACAGTGCGcgcagcaggagagggaggggccACCGGAGGGCTCCACACGGTAAGTCCCGCTCTCATAGCAAACCCCGGACCTCTAGGGGAGACCCGTCTGAGGGTTCCAACTGGGACCTCGTGTTCATGGAAAGAGATTACCGCTTCTTCAGCCACTCGCTCGTCCGCTCGCCTCGGGAGGCCATGTACACGTTGGAGCGCAGGCGGAGTGGTGGCGCAACGTACCTGGTCCACAGCAACCCCAACATCACCGAATCGTCCTGCCCCGTTACCCCTGAGTGGGACGTGTCTGGGGAGCTGGCGAAGAGACGGACGGAGATGCCCTTCCCCGAACCGTCGCGCGGGACGTGCCAGTCCAGAGTGCAGAGAAGTCACAGTCACAATCAGGACAGGAAGTCGCGTCACGAGAGGTCCGATCAAGCTAAAGAGCGATCTCGGTCAATGGACAACTCCCTCAAGGGCCTGTCGCTGGGTGCGCCTGAAGACTTCGACCCCAGTCTGGAGGAGCGTAGTCACTACTACACTGATGATGGCACCCTGCGAGCCACACAGAAGTCCTCCCACTACTCAAGGATCATGTTCTCTGCTGCTAAGTTCCACTCTGACTTTAATGTGCCTGATATGGGGAAGGGGAGTTTGGACGAGTCCAGGATTCGGAGTACAATAGAAAGGAACAAAAGCAGAGACAGCTTGCCTACGTACAATGAGCTAATGGGACTTTCTCCTAAGCCCTCAACAGATGAGTACTTCCAGTGCAATACGTCAAACGAAACAATCCTAACTGCCCCTTCGCCTCAGGCAAAATCAGAATATGACACATTAACCTCATCAGGGGGACTCCGCAAGGGCTCTCCGGCTGACCGCCAAACGcctcacctcacctctcctcacACGATGGAGTACAAAGAGGACTTGTCGGCAGCGAAAGGACAGAACGGCTCGGTGCGGCTGACGCCGAGCCAGACGCCGGAGCCCGTGCAAAATGCCCGTTTGACGCCACACCAACACAACGTGGATCccggagggggaggaggaggcagcatgGTAATCAAGAGGAAGGAGATCTTCAGCAAGGACACTTTGTTCAAACCTCCACACAATGCCTTGTCCACAGGCTACGTGGACAGCAGCTACACCAAGTCCGGCACATTGCGGAAAGCCTCACATGCCAAATCAACAGAGGCCCTAGACAATCCTGAGCCCCAGCAGCCTTCCAATTCAGCCACTTCCTCCGCGTCACCCGCAGTTTTACAGGGCTGCTTAGAGCCAATCGTCCCCTCCGCCTCCTTTGACTATTATAATGTATCGgacgatgaggaagaggaagaggcagaggaggactCGCACAAAGAGTTGGCGACGACGGAGGACAGCAAGGACCACGGGGAAGGGGGTGGGAACGGCGGTGGTGGCGGCGGCGTCGGGGAGGGAACCATGCAGTGGCTCCTGGAGCGTGAGAAGGACCACGACCTGCAGCGGAAACTGGAGACCAATCTGACCTTACTCAGCCCCAAGGAGACGGAGAACAGCAGCATTCAGAAGTCGGCCCACTCTGCCCGCCTGGACAGCATGGACAGCAGCAGCGTCACGGTGGACAGTGGATTCAACTCCCCCAG GACACGCGAAAGCCTTGCCTCCAACACATCCAGCATCGTGGAAAGCAATAGACGGCAGAATCCGGCACTGAGCCCCGGTCACATCGGCACCAGTGGTATCGGACTGCCATTCAGCTTTCGCGCCATCCCAGAGCCCCCCACCACGCAGCCTGAGAAACTCCAGAAGCCGCCGAACTGCCTGGCCTCCATCACCAGCGTCTGA
- the stox2a gene encoding storkhead-box protein 2 isoform X2, giving the protein MKKTRSSNVRRAWPSSELAERPPEHNLSRSEKDIRVQKQHLPPPPPPHFSPSPPSYRVPGDVSPISMSPISQSQFIPLGEILCLAISAMNSAHKPVNQEALVEHLTASFPGVPTPSSEVLRHTLNMLVRERKIYPTPEGYFIVTPQTYFITPSLIRTNNKWYHLDDRLQERQPQPQPQQQQQQPQQCTSPPSGNVTPSTHLRERPPRKSHGDSYNSYRDEPARLHASALQSKSPKEHRGDSYQSKPPKDHGGGGGEPQPSTTAKEHRGEPPSYPHPPLPSPPVQQKTPTQEPADKSKSLTSFAYKTDTLTKKKEGSGGSGSGEKQSKRFGLRLFRLSFKKDKMRQLATFSAQFPPEEWPLRDEEVPTTPIPREVEMEIIRRINPDLSVENVARHTAVMKRLEEERTQKNKVGSSAQHSARSRRGRGHRRAPHGKSRSHSKPRTSRGDPSEGSNWDLVFMERDYRFFSHSLVRSPREAMYTLERRRSGGATYLVHSNPNITESSCPVTPEWDVSGELAKRRTEMPFPEPSRGTCQSRVQRSHSHNQDRKSRHERSDQAKERSRSMDNSLKGLSLGAPEDFDPSLEERSHYYTDDGTLRATQKSSHYSRIMFSAAKFHSDFNVPDMGKGSLDESRIRSTIERNKSRDSLPTYNELMGLSPKPSTDEYFQCNTSNETILTAPSPQAKSEYDTLTSSGGLRKGSPADRQTPHLTSPHTMEYKEDLSAAKGQNGSVRLTPSQTPEPVQNARLTPHQHNVDPGGGGGGSMVIKRKEIFSKDTLFKPPHNALSTGYVDSSYTKSGTLRKASHAKSTEALDNPEPQQPSNSATSSASPAVLQGCLEPIVPSASFDYYNVSDDEEEEEAEEDSHKELATTEDSKDHGEGGGNGGGGGGVGEGTMQWLLEREKDHDLQRKLETNLTLLSPKETENSSIQKSAHSARLDSMDSSSVTVDSGFNSPRTRESLASNTSSIVESNRRQNPALSPGHIGTSGIGLPFSFRAIPEPPTTQPEKLQKPPNCLASITSV; this is encoded by the exons ATGAAGAAGACCCGCAGCAGCAATGTGCGGCGGGCCTGGCCCAGCTCGGAGCTCGCCGAGCGGCCGCCGGAGCACAACCTCTCCCGGAGCGAGAAAGACATCCGTGTGCAGAAGCAgcatcttcctccacctcctcctcctcacttctctcCGTCCCCGCCGAGCTATCGCGTGCCAG gtgacGTGTCTCCGATCAGTATGTCGCCCATCAGCCAGTCACAGTTCATCCCGCTGGGGGAGATCTTGTGCCTGGCCATCTCTGCTATGAACTCTGCCCACAAGCCCGTCAACCAGGAGGCTCTGGTGGAGCACCTCACTGCCAGCTTCCCAG gcgTGCCTACACCCAGCTCTGAGGTTCTGCGGCATACCCTGAACATGCTGGTGCGAGAGAGGAAGATCTACCCAACTCCAGAGGGCTACTTCATCGTCACTCCCCAGACCTACTTTATCACCCCCTCCCTCATCCGAACCAACAACAAGTGGTATCACCTGGACGATCGGCTGCAGGAGCGCCAACCGCAACCGcaaccgcagcagcagcagcagcaacctcAGCAGTGCACTTCGCCTCCGTCTGGCAACGTCACGCCATCCACTCACCTGAGAGAGAGGCCTCCTCGGAAGAGCCACGGTGACTCATACAACTCGTACCGCGACGAGCCCGCCAGACTTCACGCCTCTGCGCTCCAGAGCAAGTCACCGAAGGAGCACCGGGGAGATTCGTATCAGAGTAAGCCACCCAAGGACcacggcggcggcggcggggaACCTCAACCGAGCACGACGGCCAAGGAGCACCGAGGAGAACCGCCTTCGTACCCCCACCCCCcgctcccctcccctcctgtccAGCAGAAAACGCCAACTCAAGAGCCGGCCGACAAGAGCAAAAGCCTCACTTCTTTCGCTTATAAAACTGACACTCTGaccaaaaagaaagaaggaagtgGTGGCAGCGGAAGTGGCGAGAAGCAATCCAAGAGGTTTGGACTCAGACTCTTCAGGCTGAGTTTCAAGAAGGACAAAATGAGGCAGCTGGCCACCTTCTCAGCCCAGTTCCCCCCGGAGGAGTGGCCTCTTCGTGACGAGGAAGTGCCAACCACGCCCATTCCCCGcgaggtggagatggagattATCCGCCGAATCAACCCCGACCTCTCAGTGGAGAATGTGGCAAGGCACACGGCCGTGATGAAGAGGCTGGAGGAAGAGCGTACGCAGAAGAACAAGGTGGGGTCGTCGGCCCAGCACAGTGCGcgcagcaggagagggaggggccACCGGAGGGCTCCACACGGTAAGTCCCGCTCTCATAGCAAACCCCGGACCTCTAGGGGAGACCCGTCTGAGGGTTCCAACTGGGACCTCGTGTTCATGGAAAGAGATTACCGCTTCTTCAGCCACTCGCTCGTCCGCTCGCCTCGGGAGGCCATGTACACGTTGGAGCGCAGGCGGAGTGGTGGCGCAACGTACCTGGTCCACAGCAACCCCAACATCACCGAATCGTCCTGCCCCGTTACCCCTGAGTGGGACGTGTCTGGGGAGCTGGCGAAGAGACGGACGGAGATGCCCTTCCCCGAACCGTCGCGCGGGACGTGCCAGTCCAGAGTGCAGAGAAGTCACAGTCACAATCAGGACAGGAAGTCGCGTCACGAGAGGTCCGATCAAGCTAAAGAGCGATCTCGGTCAATGGACAACTCCCTCAAGGGCCTGTCGCTGGGTGCGCCTGAAGACTTCGACCCCAGTCTGGAGGAGCGTAGTCACTACTACACTGATGATGGCACCCTGCGAGCCACACAGAAGTCCTCCCACTACTCAAGGATCATGTTCTCTGCTGCTAAGTTCCACTCTGACTTTAATGTGCCTGATATGGGGAAGGGGAGTTTGGACGAGTCCAGGATTCGGAGTACAATAGAAAGGAACAAAAGCAGAGACAGCTTGCCTACGTACAATGAGCTAATGGGACTTTCTCCTAAGCCCTCAACAGATGAGTACTTCCAGTGCAATACGTCAAACGAAACAATCCTAACTGCCCCTTCGCCTCAGGCAAAATCAGAATATGACACATTAACCTCATCAGGGGGACTCCGCAAGGGCTCTCCGGCTGACCGCCAAACGcctcacctcacctctcctcacACGATGGAGTACAAAGAGGACTTGTCGGCAGCGAAAGGACAGAACGGCTCGGTGCGGCTGACGCCGAGCCAGACGCCGGAGCCCGTGCAAAATGCCCGTTTGACGCCACACCAACACAACGTGGATCccggagggggaggaggaggcagcatgGTAATCAAGAGGAAGGAGATCTTCAGCAAGGACACTTTGTTCAAACCTCCACACAATGCCTTGTCCACAGGCTACGTGGACAGCAGCTACACCAAGTCCGGCACATTGCGGAAAGCCTCACATGCCAAATCAACAGAGGCCCTAGACAATCCTGAGCCCCAGCAGCCTTCCAATTCAGCCACTTCCTCCGCGTCACCCGCAGTTTTACAGGGCTGCTTAGAGCCAATCGTCCCCTCCGCCTCCTTTGACTATTATAATGTATCGgacgatgaggaagaggaagaggcagaggaggactCGCACAAAGAGTTGGCGACGACGGAGGACAGCAAGGACCACGGGGAAGGGGGTGGGAACGGCGGTGGTGGCGGCGGCGTCGGGGAGGGAACCATGCAGTGGCTCCTGGAGCGTGAGAAGGACCACGACCTGCAGCGGAAACTGGAGACCAATCTGACCTTACTCAGCCCCAAGGAGACGGAGAACAGCAGCATTCAGAAGTCGGCCCACTCTGCCCGCCTGGACAGCATGGACAGCAGCAGCGTCACGGTGGACAGTGGATTCAACTCCCCCAG GACACGCGAAAGCCTTGCCTCCAACACATCCAGCATCGTGGAAAGCAATAGACGGCAGAATCCGGCACTGAGCCCCGGTCACATCGGCACCAGTGGTATCGGACTGCCATTCAGCTTTCGCGCCATCCCAGAGCCCCCCACCACGCAGCCTGAGAAACTCCAGAAGCCGCCGAACTGCCTGGCCTCCATCACCAGCGTCTGA